The following coding sequences are from one Ancylobacter sp. TS-1 window:
- a CDS encoding choline ABC transporter substrate-binding protein, with the protein MRSFKITAASLMAAALGLAISVAPMPRDAAQAAEPAACKTVRFADVGWTDITATTAIASSILEALGYTPKTQVLSVPVTYKSMQTKDIDVFLGNWMPTMEADLKPYREDKSVEVLGVNLEGAKYTLAVPTYLYDEGLKSFADIAKFKEKLGGKIYGIEPGNDGNRLILDMIKDDKFGLKGFDLVESSEQGMLAQVERASKRKEAIVFLGWEPHPMNSKYKMSYLEGGDDVFGPNYGGATIYTNTRAGYVTDCPNVGALIKNLKFSLDTENVVMGYILLDGMEPSKAAEKWLKANPTVWEPWLAGVTTIDGKPAVPAVKKALKI; encoded by the coding sequence ATGCGCAGCTTCAAAATCACGGCCGCCAGCCTCATGGCCGCCGCCCTCGGACTGGCGATCAGCGTCGCTCCGATGCCCCGCGACGCGGCGCAGGCCGCCGAGCCGGCCGCCTGCAAGACGGTGCGGTTCGCCGATGTCGGCTGGACCGACATCACCGCCACCACCGCCATCGCCTCAAGTATCCTCGAAGCCCTCGGCTACACGCCGAAGACGCAGGTGCTCTCGGTGCCGGTGACCTACAAGTCCATGCAGACCAAGGACATCGACGTCTTCCTCGGCAACTGGATGCCGACCATGGAAGCCGACCTGAAGCCCTATCGCGAGGACAAGAGCGTCGAAGTGCTCGGGGTCAACCTCGAAGGCGCCAAGTACACGCTTGCGGTGCCGACCTATCTCTATGACGAGGGGCTGAAGTCCTTCGCCGACATCGCCAAGTTCAAGGAAAAGCTCGGCGGCAAGATCTACGGCATCGAGCCGGGCAATGACGGCAACCGTCTGATCCTCGACATGATCAAGGACGACAAGTTCGGCCTGAAGGGCTTCGATCTCGTCGAGTCGAGCGAGCAGGGCATGCTGGCCCAGGTCGAGCGCGCCTCCAAGCGCAAGGAAGCCATCGTCTTCCTCGGCTGGGAGCCGCACCCGATGAACTCCAAGTACAAGATGAGCTATCTCGAAGGTGGCGACGACGTGTTCGGCCCGAACTATGGCGGCGCCACCATCTACACCAACACCCGGGCCGGCTATGTCACCGACTGCCCGAATGTCGGCGCCCTCATCAAGAACCTGAAGTTCTCGCTCGACACCGAAAACGTGGTGATGGGCTACATCCTGCTCGACGGCATGGAGCCGTCCAAGGCCGCCGAGAAGTGGCTCAAGGCCAACCCGACCGTGTGGGAGCCCTGGCTCGCCGGCGTGACCACCATCGACGGCAAGCCGGCGGTGCCGGCCGTCAAGAAGGCGCTGAAGATCTGA
- the choV gene encoding choline ABC transporter ATP-binding protein codes for MAAVEFRNIDIVFGADQKGALRMIDEGRSRDEILQATGAVLGAAGVSLGIERGEICVLMGLSGSGKSTILRAINRLNEVARGEVMVEHRGSMVDVARCNEATLRDLRMHTVSMVFQQFGLLPWRTVRDNVGFGLELRGDLSAAERNRIVDEKLAMVGLTNWSEKYTNELSGGMQQRVGLARAFATDADILLMDEPFSALDPLIRDKLQDELLDLQRRIQKTIVFVSHDLDEALKLGNKIAIMEGGRIVQAGTAEDILLRPANAYVAEFVKHMNPLNVLRGTAVMRPAASLARQGDEVVLDKDGRVKVKVDAEGRPISLDLDGRQGVLASADGEAGLIDDKLAHDADCIVAPVDLKLKAAIELKRHTDLPILLVDSLGRLAGLCDDDEIYRGLLRRLDG; via the coding sequence ATGGCCGCCGTCGAATTCCGCAACATCGACATCGTCTTCGGCGCCGACCAGAAGGGCGCGCTCAGGATGATCGACGAGGGTCGCTCGCGCGACGAGATCCTCCAGGCCACCGGCGCCGTGCTCGGCGCGGCGGGGGTGAGCCTCGGCATCGAGCGCGGCGAAATCTGCGTGCTCATGGGCCTGTCCGGCTCGGGCAAGTCGACCATCCTGCGCGCCATCAACCGGCTGAACGAGGTGGCGCGCGGCGAGGTGATGGTCGAGCACCGGGGCAGCATGGTCGACGTCGCCCGCTGCAACGAGGCCACGCTGCGCGATCTGCGCATGCACACCGTCTCCATGGTGTTCCAGCAGTTCGGCCTGCTGCCCTGGCGCACGGTGCGCGACAATGTCGGCTTCGGGCTGGAACTACGCGGCGACCTCTCCGCCGCCGAGCGCAACCGCATCGTGGACGAGAAGCTCGCCATGGTCGGCCTCACCAACTGGTCGGAGAAGTACACCAACGAGCTTTCCGGCGGCATGCAGCAGCGCGTCGGCCTCGCCCGCGCCTTCGCCACCGACGCCGACATATTGCTGATGGACGAGCCGTTCTCGGCGCTCGACCCGCTGATCCGCGACAAGCTGCAGGACGAGCTGCTCGACCTGCAGCGGCGGATCCAGAAGACCATCGTCTTCGTCAGCCACGATCTCGACGAGGCGCTCAAGCTCGGCAATAAGATCGCCATCATGGAAGGCGGGCGCATCGTCCAGGCCGGAACGGCCGAGGACATATTGCTGCGCCCGGCCAATGCCTATGTGGCCGAGTTCGTGAAGCACATGAACCCGCTCAACGTGCTGCGCGGCACGGCGGTGATGCGCCCGGCCGCCAGCCTCGCCCGCCAGGGCGACGAAGTGGTGCTCGACAAGGACGGCCGGGTGAAGGTGAAGGTCGACGCCGAAGGACGGCCGATTTCGCTCGATCTCGACGGCCGCCAGGGCGTGCTCGCCTCCGCCGATGGCGAGGCCGGCCTGATCGACGACAAGCTGGCGCACGACGCCGACTGCATCGTTGCGCCGGTCGATCTCAAGCTGAAGGCGGCGATCGAGCTCAAGCGCCACACCGACCTGCCGATCCTGCTGGTCGACAGCCTCGGCCGCCTCGCCGGCCTGTGCGACGACGACGAGATCTATCGCGGCCTGCTGCGCCGGCTGGACGGCTAG
- the glmM gene encoding phosphoglucosamine mutase, producing the protein MGRKFFGTDGIRGRANATITPELALKVGMAAGLTFHRGDHRHRVVIGKDTRLSGYMIENALVAGFTSVGMDVLLLGPMPTPAVAMLTHSMRADLGVMISASHNPFDDNGIKLFGPDGYKLSDEVERQIERLITDDLSAKLAQPADMGRAKRIESVHARYIEFAKRTLPRNQSFEGLRVVVDCANGAAYRVAPEALWELGCEVITIGDKPDGFNINRDVGSTAPEALAAKVREVRADVGIALDGDADRVLVVDEKGHLVDGDQLMAVIAESFKEDGRLSRDGIVATVMSNLGLERHLASLGLSLERTPVGDRYVLEHMRAGGFNVGGEQSGHIILSDYSTTGDGLVAALQLLAVVHRHQRPVSEVCHRFDALPQILKNVRYKSGRPLENDIVVKAIAAAELKLNSHGRLLIRPSGTEPVIRVMGEGDDRDLVEAVVNDVVEAVGRVAA; encoded by the coding sequence ATGGGACGCAAGTTTTTCGGCACGGACGGCATTCGCGGCCGTGCCAACGCGACGATCACTCCGGAACTCGCCCTCAAGGTGGGCATGGCCGCCGGCCTGACCTTCCACCGCGGCGACCATCGCCACCGGGTGGTGATCGGCAAGGACACGCGCCTGTCCGGCTACATGATCGAGAACGCGCTGGTCGCCGGCTTCACCTCGGTGGGCATGGACGTGCTGCTGCTCGGGCCGATGCCGACGCCGGCGGTGGCGATGCTGACCCATTCCATGCGCGCCGATCTCGGCGTGATGATCTCCGCCTCGCACAATCCCTTCGACGACAACGGCATCAAGCTGTTCGGGCCGGACGGCTACAAGCTGTCCGACGAGGTGGAGCGCCAGATCGAGCGGCTGATCACCGACGATCTCTCGGCCAAGCTCGCCCAGCCGGCCGACATGGGCCGCGCCAAGCGCATCGAGAGCGTGCACGCCCGCTATATCGAGTTCGCCAAGCGCACCCTGCCGCGCAACCAGTCCTTCGAGGGGCTGCGGGTGGTGGTGGACTGCGCCAATGGCGCCGCCTACCGCGTGGCGCCGGAAGCGCTGTGGGAGCTTGGCTGCGAGGTCATCACCATCGGCGACAAGCCGGATGGCTTCAACATCAACCGCGACGTCGGCTCGACCGCGCCCGAGGCGCTGGCCGCCAAGGTGCGCGAGGTGCGCGCGGATGTGGGCATCGCGCTCGATGGCGACGCCGACCGCGTGCTGGTGGTGGACGAGAAGGGCCATCTGGTCGATGGCGACCAGCTGATGGCGGTGATCGCCGAGAGCTTCAAGGAAGATGGCCGGCTGTCGCGCGACGGCATCGTCGCCACCGTCATGTCCAATCTCGGCCTTGAGCGGCACCTGGCCTCGCTCGGCCTGTCGCTTGAGCGCACGCCGGTCGGCGACCGCTACGTGCTGGAGCATATGCGCGCCGGCGGCTTCAATGTCGGCGGCGAGCAGTCCGGCCACATCATCCTGTCCGACTATTCGACCACGGGCGACGGCCTCGTCGCGGCGCTCCAGCTTCTCGCCGTGGTGCACCGGCACCAGCGCCCGGTGTCCGAGGTCTGCCACCGCTTCGACGCGCTGCCGCAGATCCTCAAGAATGTGCGCTACAAGAGCGGCCGGCCGCTGGAGAACGACATCGTGGTCAAGGCGATCGCGGCGGCCGAACTCAAGCTCAACAGCCATGGGCGCCTGCTGATCCGCCCCTCCGGCACCGAGCCGGTGATCCGCGTGATGGGCGAGGGCGACGATCGCGATCTCGTCGAGGCGGTGGTGAACGACGTGGTGGAAGCGGTCGGCCGCGTGGCAGCCTGA
- a CDS encoding class I SAM-dependent methyltransferase: protein MTVAPLQFLARAMGWLRDSPPSLDRLGLDAAPVRAAPLRLRPERAWAGHIPFAFWLAATLRPRLFVELGTHTGTSYSAFCQGFRALGLETRAFAVDTWRGDEHAGHYGEEVHAELSAFNAAEFGAFSTLLRMSFDDALSRFEAGSIDLLHIDGLHTYEAVRHDFESWRPKLSQDAIVLFHDTNEFQPGFAVFRLFAELAQTCPHFEFLHSHGLGVIALTPQGADRLRGLLRPAGWRPFSFSRRRLIMESEVRNHFAALGSALQA from the coding sequence GTGACTGTTGCCCCGTTGCAGTTCCTCGCGCGCGCCATGGGATGGCTGCGCGACAGCCCGCCGAGCCTCGACCGGCTCGGCCTCGATGCCGCGCCGGTGCGCGCGGCCCCGCTGCGCCTGCGGCCGGAACGGGCCTGGGCCGGCCACATACCGTTCGCCTTCTGGCTGGCGGCGACGCTGCGGCCCCGGCTGTTCGTGGAACTCGGCACCCATACCGGCACCTCCTATTCCGCCTTCTGCCAGGGCTTCCGGGCGCTCGGACTGGAGACCCGGGCCTTCGCGGTGGATACGTGGCGCGGCGACGAACATGCCGGCCATTATGGCGAGGAGGTCCATGCCGAACTCAGTGCGTTCAACGCCGCCGAGTTCGGCGCCTTCTCGACGCTGCTGCGCATGAGCTTCGACGATGCGCTGTCCCGCTTCGAGGCCGGCTCGATCGACCTGCTCCATATTGACGGCCTGCACACCTATGAGGCGGTGCGCCACGATTTCGAAAGCTGGCGCCCCAAGCTGTCGCAGGACGCCATCGTGCTGTTCCACGACACCAATGAGTTCCAGCCCGGCTTTGCCGTGTTCCGGCTCTTCGCCGAACTGGCGCAGACCTGTCCCCATTTCGAGTTTCTGCACTCGCACGGGCTCGGCGTGATCGCGCTGACCCCGCAGGGCGCCGACCGGCTGCGCGGGCTGCTGCGTCCGGCCGGCTGGCGGCCGTTTTCGTTTTCCCGCCGGCGCCTGATCATGGAGAGCGAGGTTCGCAATCATTTCGCGGCGCTCGGCAGCGCGCTTCAGGCGTAG
- the tilS gene encoding tRNA lysidine(34) synthetase TilS, translating to MPAAEAGHDTESGGPDGADPFTPFARHPRVLLAVSGGPDSTALLLLAHRWQQAAGAASELHVATVDHGLRTAARAEAEAVGALAARLGLPHAILTLAAPLPRARLQEAARHARYEALAAHARVLGATAIATAHTLDDQAETVLFRLLRGSGLAGLAGIPGERPLGDIRLIRPLLGWPKAALIEECRRAGVSFAEDPSNTDPRFARTRLRVLLPSLAAEGLDAPALARLAARMARAEAALEAATDAAQARLRPAGPAGEGPIRFPRADFDALPAEIGLRLLGRAVESVGEGPVELGKLEALAGWRAGLGPSGSGARTLAGALVRVDRHAVTVGAAPVRRPARRSR from the coding sequence GTGCCGGCTGCTGAAGCCGGACACGACACCGAATCCGGCGGTCCGGACGGGGCCGATCCCTTCACGCCTTTCGCACGCCATCCGCGCGTGCTGCTCGCCGTCTCGGGTGGGCCGGATTCGACCGCGCTGCTGCTGCTCGCCCATCGCTGGCAACAGGCCGCAGGCGCGGCGAGCGAACTCCATGTCGCCACCGTCGATCACGGGCTGCGAACCGCCGCGCGGGCCGAGGCGGAGGCCGTCGGCGCGCTGGCGGCCCGGCTCGGCCTGCCGCACGCCATTCTGACGCTGGCGGCGCCGCTGCCCCGCGCGCGGCTGCAGGAGGCCGCCCGCCACGCGCGCTACGAGGCGCTCGCCGCCCATGCCCGCGTTCTCGGCGCCACCGCCATTGCCACCGCCCACACGCTGGACGACCAGGCGGAAACCGTGTTGTTCAGGCTCCTGCGCGGCTCCGGCCTTGCCGGGCTGGCCGGCATTCCCGGCGAGCGGCCGCTGGGCGATATCCGCCTGATCCGTCCGCTGCTCGGTTGGCCGAAGGCGGCGCTGATCGAGGAATGCCGCCGCGCCGGCGTTTCCTTCGCCGAAGACCCTTCCAACACGGATCCGCGCTTCGCCCGCACGCGGCTGCGGGTGCTGCTGCCGTCGCTGGCCGCCGAAGGGCTCGACGCGCCCGCGCTGGCCCGTCTCGCTGCCCGCATGGCCCGCGCCGAGGCGGCGCTGGAGGCGGCGACCGACGCGGCGCAGGCGCGGCTCCGGCCCGCCGGGCCGGCGGGCGAGGGCCCGATCCGCTTCCCCCGCGCCGATTTCGACGCGCTGCCCGCCGAAATCGGCCTGCGGCTGCTCGGGCGCGCCGTCGAATCGGTGGGCGAGGGGCCCGTCGAACTCGGCAAGCTGGAGGCGCTGGCCGGCTGGCGCGCCGGTCTCGGCCCCTCCGGTTCGGGCGCGCGCACGCTGGCGGGGGCGCTGGTGCGGGTCGACCGGCATGCCGTTACGGTAGGCGCGGCGCCGGTTCGGCGGCCGGCGCGGCGTTCACGCTAA
- the ftsH gene encoding ATP-dependent zinc metalloprotease FtsH — protein MNANIRNFALWVIIVLLLLALFSLFQNPAQRQATNDISFSQLLNEVDQGRVRDVVIQGPEITGSFTDGRAFQTYSPNDPSLVQRLYGKGVSITAKPIQDNVPWFVSLLISWLPFIALIGVWIFLSRQMQGAGGKAMGFGKSRAKLLTEAHGRVTFEDVAGIDEAKSDLTEIVDFLRDPQKFQRLGGRIPRGVLLVGPPGTGKTLLARAIAGEANVPFFTISGSDFVEMFVGVGASRVRDMFEQAKKNAPCIIFIDEIDAVGRHRGAGLGGGNDEREQTLNQLLVEMDGFEANEGIILIAATNRPDVLDPALLRPGRFDRQVVVPNPDVVGREQILKVHARKIPVAPDVNLKVIARGTPGFSGADLANLCNEAALMAARRNKRMVTMSDFEDAKDKVMMGAERRSLVMTEDEKMLTAYHEGGHAIVALKVPATDPVHKATIIPRGRALGMVMQLPERDKLSMSYEQMTSRLAIMMGGRVAEELIFGHDKVTSGAASDIEQATRLARMMVTRWGFSDKLGQVAYGENNDEVFLGMSMQRQQNVSEATAQTIDSEVRRLVDEGYVEATRILTENKDQLETLARGLLEYETLSGDEIIGLLDGNAPVRDTTIEPANTRGSVVPSAGKNRPPRPDAGMEPQPQA, from the coding sequence ATGAACGCCAATATTCGGAATTTCGCCCTCTGGGTGATCATCGTTCTCCTGCTTCTGGCGCTATTCTCGCTGTTCCAGAATCCGGCGCAGCGCCAGGCGACGAACGACATCAGCTTCTCGCAGCTGCTCAACGAGGTCGATCAGGGCCGCGTGCGCGACGTGGTGATCCAGGGACCGGAAATCACCGGCTCGTTCACCGACGGGCGCGCCTTCCAGACCTATTCGCCCAACGATCCCTCGCTGGTGCAGCGCCTCTACGGCAAGGGCGTGTCGATCACGGCCAAGCCGATCCAGGACAATGTGCCGTGGTTCGTCAGCCTGCTGATCTCCTGGCTGCCCTTCATCGCGCTGATCGGCGTGTGGATCTTCCTGTCGCGCCAGATGCAGGGCGCGGGCGGCAAGGCCATGGGCTTCGGCAAGAGCCGCGCCAAGCTGCTGACCGAGGCGCATGGGCGCGTCACCTTCGAGGATGTCGCCGGCATCGACGAGGCGAAGTCCGACCTCACCGAGATCGTCGACTTCCTGCGTGACCCGCAGAAGTTCCAGCGCCTCGGCGGTCGCATCCCGCGCGGCGTGCTGCTGGTCGGGCCTCCCGGCACCGGCAAGACGCTGCTGGCCCGCGCCATCGCCGGCGAGGCCAACGTGCCGTTCTTCACGATTTCCGGTTCGGACTTCGTGGAAATGTTCGTCGGCGTCGGCGCCAGCCGAGTGCGCGACATGTTCGAGCAGGCGAAGAAGAACGCGCCCTGCATCATCTTCATCGACGAAATCGACGCGGTCGGCCGTCATCGCGGCGCCGGTCTCGGCGGCGGCAATGACGAGCGCGAGCAGACGCTGAACCAGCTTCTCGTCGAGATGGACGGCTTCGAGGCCAATGAGGGCATCATCCTCATCGCCGCGACCAACCGCCCCGACGTGCTCGACCCGGCCCTGCTGCGTCCCGGCCGCTTCGACCGCCAGGTCGTGGTGCCGAACCCGGACGTCGTCGGCCGCGAGCAGATCCTCAAGGTGCATGCCCGCAAGATCCCGGTCGCCCCGGACGTGAACCTCAAGGTCATCGCCCGCGGCACGCCCGGCTTCTCCGGCGCCGACCTCGCCAACCTCTGCAACGAAGCCGCCCTGATGGCCGCGCGCCGCAACAAGCGCATGGTCACGATGAGCGACTTCGAGGACGCAAAGGACAAGGTGATGATGGGCGCGGAACGCCGCTCGCTCGTCATGACCGAGGACGAGAAGATGCTGACCGCCTATCACGAGGGCGGCCATGCCATCGTCGCCCTCAAGGTGCCGGCGACCGACCCGGTGCACAAGGCGACGATCATTCCGCGCGGGCGTGCGCTCGGCATGGTCATGCAGCTTCCCGAGCGCGACAAGCTCTCGATGAGCTACGAGCAGATGACCTCGCGCCTCGCCATCATGATGGGCGGGCGCGTGGCGGAAGAGCTGATCTTCGGCCACGACAAGGTCACGTCCGGCGCCGCCTCCGACATCGAGCAGGCCACCCGCCTTGCCCGCATGATGGTCACGCGCTGGGGCTTCTCCGACAAGCTCGGCCAGGTCGCCTATGGCGAGAACAATGACGAGGTGTTCCTCGGCATGTCGATGCAGCGCCAGCAGAACGTCTCCGAGGCGACGGCGCAGACCATCGACAGCGAAGTGCGTCGTCTGGTCGACGAGGGCTATGTGGAGGCCACGCGCATCCTGACCGAGAACAAGGACCAGCTGGAGACGCTGGCGCGCGGTCTGCTCGAATACGAGACCCTGTCCGGCGACGAGATCATCGGGTTGCTCGACGGCAATGCGCCGGTGCGCGACACGACCATCGAGCCGGCCAATACGCGCGGCTCGGTCGTGCCGAGCGCGGGCAAGAACCGCCCGCCGCGGCCGGATGCCGGCATGGAGCCGCAGCCGCAGGCGTGA
- the choW gene encoding choline ABC transporter permease subunit, which produces MYDWLTEHKIPLGLWLRDFVDLLTTHGQGFFDFVSLVLGALIGGFTAALLWVPPLLLIALFGLAAWLVHRSIGLVVFIVGALLLVTNLGYWTATMETLSLVICATLVCVVVGVPIGIAAAHRPWLYTAIRPILDLMQTIPTFVYLIPTLVLFGLGAVPGLISTVIFSIPAPIRLTHLGISSVPPALYEAGKAFGATKTQLLFKVELPHALPTIMAGITQCIMLSLSMVVIAALVGADGLGKPVVRALNSVNIAMGFEAGLAIVVLAIVLDRVCKRPERRSRKG; this is translated from the coding sequence ATGTATGACTGGCTGACCGAGCACAAGATCCCGCTGGGCCTCTGGCTGCGGGATTTCGTCGACCTGCTGACCACGCACGGGCAGGGATTCTTCGATTTCGTCTCGCTCGTCCTCGGCGCCCTGATCGGCGGCTTCACAGCCGCCCTGCTCTGGGTGCCGCCGCTGCTGCTCATCGCCCTGTTCGGCCTGGCGGCATGGCTGGTCCACCGCTCCATCGGGCTGGTGGTGTTCATCGTCGGCGCGCTGCTGCTGGTCACCAATCTGGGCTACTGGACGGCGACGATGGAGACGCTCTCCCTCGTCATCTGCGCCACGCTGGTCTGCGTCGTCGTCGGCGTGCCCATCGGCATCGCCGCCGCGCACCGGCCCTGGCTCTACACCGCCATCCGGCCGATCCTCGACCTGATGCAGACCATCCCGACCTTCGTGTACCTGATCCCGACGCTGGTGCTGTTCGGGCTCGGCGCCGTGCCGGGGCTGATCTCGACGGTGATCTTCTCCATTCCCGCGCCGATCCGCCTCACCCATCTCGGCATCTCCTCGGTGCCCCCGGCGCTCTACGAGGCGGGCAAGGCGTTCGGCGCCACCAAGACCCAGCTATTGTTCAAGGTGGAACTGCCGCACGCCCTGCCGACCATCATGGCCGGCATCACCCAGTGCATCATGCTCAGCCTGTCCATGGTGGTGATCGCGGCACTGGTGGGCGCCGACGGGCTCGGCAAGCCGGTGGTGCGCGCGCTCAACTCGGTGAACATCGCCATGGGCTTCGAGGCGGGCCTCGCCATCGTGGTGCTCGCCATCGTGCTCGACCGCGTGTGCAAGCGGCCCGAGCGCCGCTCTCGGAAGGGGTGA
- the betB gene encoding betaine-aldehyde dehydrogenase, whose protein sequence is MARADAQAQVHSDRGGPGTSDDETRRRAPEDVRRRQLIDATIDSLAEIGFNASTLAQIARRAGVSPGLVAHYFGDKDGLLEATLRHLSLRLYRATAQRLGEARTPRARVQALIDANLAPEEFDQRTSSVWLAFWGQVLHSERLRRVQRIYQARMLANLRHDLRGLVAPADVRRVAITIAAVIDGLWLRSSLSAAGETDSVSARQVASLFVDAQIAAAAPALPSTGTSPMRSRPPLHASHIGGRYRPTGGATFTTVNPATGEVLAEIEIAGEAEVEAAVEAARKGQKLWAAMTGAERGRVLRRAADLLRARNDELARLETLDTGKPIQETSAVDVLSGADCLDYYAGVAPTLAGEHVDLGPSAFGYTRREPLGIVAGIGAWNYPLQIACWKSAPALACGNAMIFKPAELTPLTALKLAEIYAEAGLPDGVFSVVQGFADTGRLLTRHPAIAKVSLTGEVGTGKKVMVDAAGTLKYVTLELGGKSPLIVFDDADLDDAVSGAMLGNFYSAGEVCSNGTRVFVHEKVRAAFLEKLVARVEKMVVGDPLDPATQVGALISADHMQKVLGYIEKGRAEGAKLLVGGGRVTTGALGKGAFVAPTVFDGCDEAMSIVREEIFGPVMAVLSFADEDEVIASANDTDFGLAAGVFTKDLARGHRVIAQLEAGTCWINAYNITPIELPFGGAKQSGLGRENGRAAIEHYTQLKSVYVNLGRVEAPY, encoded by the coding sequence GTGGCAAGGGCCGATGCGCAGGCGCAAGTCCATTCCGACCGGGGCGGTCCGGGCACGTCCGACGACGAGACGCGCCGCCGCGCGCCCGAGGACGTCCGCCGCCGCCAGTTGATCGACGCGACCATCGATTCGCTGGCCGAGATCGGCTTCAACGCCTCGACGCTGGCGCAGATCGCCCGCCGCGCCGGCGTCTCGCCCGGTCTGGTCGCGCATTATTTCGGCGACAAGGACGGGCTGCTGGAAGCGACGCTGCGCCATCTCTCGCTGCGGCTTTATCGCGCCACGGCGCAGCGGCTGGGCGAGGCGCGCACGCCCCGCGCCCGCGTGCAGGCGCTGATCGACGCCAATCTGGCGCCGGAGGAATTCGACCAGCGCACCTCCAGCGTCTGGCTCGCCTTCTGGGGGCAGGTGCTGCATTCCGAGCGCCTGCGCCGGGTACAGCGCATCTATCAGGCCCGCATGCTGGCCAATCTGCGCCACGATCTGCGCGGGCTGGTCGCCCCCGCCGATGTGCGCCGCGTCGCCATCACCATCGCCGCCGTCATCGACGGCTTGTGGCTGCGCTCCTCGCTCTCCGCCGCCGGCGAGACCGATTCGGTGAGCGCCCGGCAGGTCGCCTCGCTCTTCGTCGACGCCCAGATCGCCGCCGCCGCACCGGCGCTTCCCTCCACCGGAACCTCTCCCATGCGTTCGCGTCCCCCGCTTCACGCCAGCCATATTGGCGGGCGCTACCGCCCGACCGGCGGCGCCACCTTCACCACCGTGAATCCCGCCACCGGCGAGGTGCTGGCCGAGATCGAGATCGCCGGCGAGGCCGAGGTCGAGGCGGCGGTCGAGGCCGCCCGCAAGGGACAGAAGCTGTGGGCGGCGATGACCGGGGCCGAGCGCGGCCGCGTGCTGCGGCGCGCCGCCGATCTGCTGCGCGCCCGCAATGACGAACTGGCGCGGCTGGAGACGCTCGACACCGGCAAGCCGATCCAGGAGACCAGCGCCGTCGACGTGCTCTCCGGCGCCGACTGCCTCGACTATTACGCCGGCGTCGCGCCGACGCTGGCGGGCGAGCATGTCGATCTCGGCCCCTCGGCCTTCGGCTATACGCGCCGCGAGCCGCTCGGCATCGTCGCCGGCATCGGCGCGTGGAACTATCCGTTGCAGATCGCCTGCTGGAAATCGGCCCCCGCGCTCGCCTGCGGCAACGCCATGATCTTCAAGCCGGCCGAGCTGACCCCGCTGACCGCGCTCAAGCTCGCCGAAATCTATGCCGAGGCCGGCCTGCCGGACGGCGTGTTCAGCGTGGTGCAGGGCTTCGCCGATACCGGGCGGCTGCTCACCCGCCATCCTGCCATCGCCAAGGTGTCGCTGACCGGCGAGGTCGGCACCGGCAAGAAGGTGATGGTCGATGCCGCCGGCACGCTGAAATACGTCACGCTGGAGCTTGGCGGGAAATCGCCGCTGATCGTGTTCGACGATGCCGATCTCGACGACGCGGTGTCCGGCGCCATGCTCGGCAATTTCTACTCGGCCGGCGAGGTGTGCTCGAACGGCACCCGCGTCTTCGTGCACGAGAAGGTGCGCGCCGCCTTCCTCGAGAAGCTGGTCGCGCGGGTGGAGAAGATGGTGGTCGGCGATCCGCTCGACCCGGCGACGCAGGTCGGCGCGCTGATCTCCGCTGACCACATGCAAAAGGTGCTCGGCTACATCGAAAAGGGCCGGGCCGAGGGCGCGAAGCTCCTCGTCGGCGGCGGGCGCGTGACGACGGGCGCGCTGGGCAAGGGCGCCTTCGTCGCCCCCACCGTGTTCGACGGCTGCGATGAGGCGATGAGCATTGTGCGCGAGGAGATTTTCGGGCCGGTCATGGCGGTGCTCTCCTTCGCCGACGAGGATGAGGTGATCGCCAGCGCCAACGACACCGATTTCGGCCTCGCCGCCGGTGTGTTCACCAAAGACCTCGCGCGCGGCCATCGTGTCATCGCGCAGCTGGAAGCGGGCACCTGCTGGATCAACGCCTACAACATCACGCCGATCGAACTGCCCTTCGGCGGCGCCAAGCAGTCCGGCCTCGGCCGCGAGAACGGGCGCGCGGCCATCGAGCACTACACCCAGCTCAAGAGCGTCTATGTCAATCTCGGCCGCGTCGAGGCGCCCTACTGA